One part of the Arabidopsis thaliana chromosome 4, partial sequence genome encodes these proteins:
- the CLL2 gene encoding EPIDERMAL PATTERNING FACTOR-like protein (BEST Arabidopsis thaliana protein match is: allergen-related (TAIR:AT3G22820.1); Has 35333 Blast hits to 34131 proteins in 2444 species: Archae - 798; Bacteria - 22429; Metazoa - 974; Fungi - 991; Plants - 531; Viruses - 0; Other Eukaryotes - 9610 (source: NCBI BLink).), which yields MGTFRRRRRFLLAALVTFALLHLFSASSIVSADGRWIGQRTGSDLPGGFIRSNKRFGGPGSSPPTCRSKCGKCQPCKPVHVPIQPGLSMPLEYYPEAWRCKCGNKLFMP from the exons ATGGGCACCTTCCGTCGCCGCCGTCGCTTTCTTTTAGCTGCACTCGTCACATTTGCTCTCCTCCACCTCTTCTCCGCCTCCTCCATAGTCTCCGCCG ATGGTAGATGGATTGGTCAGAGAACCGGGTCGGATTTACCGGGTGGGTTCATAAGGAGTAATAAGCGGTTTGGTGGTCCGGGTTCATCACCACCGACGTGTAGATCGAAGTGTGGGAAATGTCAGCCGTGTAAACCGGTTCACGTACCAATTCAACCCGGTTTAAGTATGCCATTGGAGTATTACCCTGAAGCTTGGCGGTGCAAGTGTGGCAACAAGCTCTTCATGCCCTAA